Proteins encoded together in one Primulina eburnea isolate SZY01 unplaced genomic scaffold, ASM2296580v1 ctg153_ERROPOS1674940+, whole genome shotgun sequence window:
- the LOC140820810 gene encoding uncharacterized protein, whose amino-acid sequence MPSYAKFLKDILTKKRKLVDFETVTLSEECSAILQNKLPPKLKDPGSFSIPCTIGNSNFNKALCDLGASINLMPYSCFEKLGIGEVKPTTISLQLDDRSIKYPRGVIEDVLVKVDKFIFPVDFVVLDMEEDREIPLILGRPFLATGRALIDVQKGELVLRLNDEKVTFNVFRSMKYPVESSDCYRIDAIDDIVECSVHDTLIEDPLEMLLVNPKSTESDREEVEECMNYLEGSKPLPRSVNSKIGELGHIPKSLKPSIEEPPFLELKPLPPHLKYLFLKEEDKLPVIVSSFLTGDEEDKLLRVLKDHICAIGWSIADIKGINPSMCMHKF is encoded by the coding sequence ATGCCTTCTTATgctaaattcttgaaagatattttgACTAAAAAGAGGAaacttgttgattttgaaactgTTACGCTTTCTGAGGAGTGTTCAGCtattttgcaaaataaattacctccaaagcttaaggatccaggtagtTTCTCCATTCCTTGCACTATAGGTAATTCAAATTTTAACAAGGCattgtgtgatcttggtgctaGCATAAATCTTATGCCTTATTCCTGCTTTGAGAAATTGGGGATTGGAGAAGTTAAACCAACCACTATTTCCCTTCAACTTGATGATAGGTCTATTAAATATCCTAGAGGGGTTATAGAGGATGTTTTGGTTAAAgttgataaatttatatttccagTTGATTTTGTTGTGctagacatggaggaggatcgTGAGATCCCCCTAATTTTAGGTCGTCCTTTCTTAGCTACTGGAAGAGCTCTCATAGATGTGCAAAAAGGTGAGTTAGTTTTGAGGTTGAATGATGAGAAGGTAACTTTTAATGTGTTTCGTAGTATGAAATATCCTGTTGAATCTTCTGATTGCTATAGAATTGATGCTATTGATGATATTGTTGAGTGTAGTGTGCATGATACTTTGATTGAAGACCCACTGGAGATGCTTTTGGTGAACCCAAAGTCCACGGAATCAGACAGAGAAGAGGTGGAGGAATGTATGAACTACTTGGAGGGATCAAAGCCTTTGCCAAGATCGGTGAATTCGAAGATTGGGGAGCTTGGACATATTCCAAAATCACTTAAACCTTCCATAGAAGAACCCCCATTCCTCGAACTCAAACCACTTCCCcctcatttaaaatatttatttttgaaggaaGAAGATAAACTGCCAGTAATTGTTTCTTCTTTCTTGACAGGTGATGAGGAAGATAAGCTCTTGAGAGTGCTGAAGGATCATATATGTGCCATTGGATGGAGCATAGCTGACATCAAGGGAATAAACCCATCCATGTGCATGCACAAATTTTAA